A genome region from Nicotiana tabacum cultivar K326 chromosome 13, ASM71507v2, whole genome shotgun sequence includes the following:
- the LOC107794786 gene encoding uncharacterized protein LOC107794786, with translation MLKPAKLQNIRHIFINIIQLSFFPFEILISYSFSLGEEYILYRKQRAKMDDYKYGSQMIQTARKPNIYKELIKKTLQFLVLVSLISFLLSYTYGFSFFFTYNFHFSALVFPLFAHVFDRKYMFLLCNGILAFLAKNLSCSSSSSDEQEDVLIKGKEEVEENKEEVAEVEETAACLLSDTEAVEEGNQVNMSIEELNKKIEEFIRKMKEEIRTEAMHSSLRE, from the coding sequence atgcttaaacCAGCCAAGCTCCAAAACATAAGACATATCTTCATCAACATTATTCAACTCTCCTTTTTCCCCTTTGAGATTTTAATTAGTTACAGTTTTTCACTTGGGGAAGAGTATATACTATATAGGAAACAAAGGGCAAAGATGGATGACTACAAATATGGAAGCCAGATGATTCAAACTGCTAGAAAACCAAATATTTACAAAGAATTGATAAAGAAAACTTTGCAGTTCTTAGTCCTAGTATCTCTCATATCCTTCCTTCTTTCTTACACCTATGGTTTCTCCTTCTTTTTCACCTATAATTTTCACTTCTCAGCTCTTGTTTTCCCACTCTTTGCACATGTCTTTGATAGGAAATACATGTTCCTACTTTGTAATGGTATTCTTGCATTTCTTGCCAAGAACTTGAGTTgtagttcttcttcttctgatgAACAAGAAGATGTATTAATCAAAGGTAAAGAAGAAGTAGAAGAGAACAAAGAAGAAGTTGCAGAAGTAGAAGAAACTGCAGCATGTTTATTATCAGATACAGAAGCAGTAGAAGAAGGAAATCAAGTGAATATGAGCATAGAGGAACTCAATAAGAAGATTGAAGAATTCAtcaggaaaatgaaagaagaaattaGGACTGAAGCTATGCACTCAAGCTTAAGGGAGTGA
- the LOC142168006 gene encoding uncharacterized protein LOC142168006, whose amino-acid sequence MALVSEGKIIIDMDEIAEANHASVAPKEKKCSRLQNMSSNAFLQFRSFEPVEVDLPRKTLEGSLELDNHSKDNDDESWTLVTRKKQKHQAVLRLRIPKPRAMMSNVDKLQLPRIIKSSISKKINDALLPKFRKPITLHECFPRKFLHRGHVGATHVVSSTDETKESNDELAPMKTQEYHDNGKVVTCCATISFTDDDLLLGSKPHNRPLFVIGAIREQQLNRILVDDGSAVNIRSKMVLKKLGIFIDELSKNAKTSYNLLLGRPWIHENEVVSSTLHQCLKYRRDGEIVKIDADINPFTETESYFADAKFYLDSCEPSVEKPSSIDKVDTKTDKEHLVFCYVPCEHRKKGQPLLQECTPKKEISHKDIRHLKEHMTIPVAQIPFVTCESTKGNLQANKIKGYFDPKAFILLEKSGYDFSNPSRLGELKDEVIGKKIHGLTESQMRLIKQGHYVTIPTFGLGFSLAEPLRISSKRGKEIASSQHTSAGETKEVKDKKIKQRASVFDRIGGSTPRALVFERLGHKSEHISPKHLKGVAAISKTSFFCLLGTTKKPSSRNILSKHDEQGHCDVADKEICSAFPSRMKRKSILSISTDGPLKVKISTIVYTCQPHRETNKEEGAMSTIQGSQREKLDFVEISHHITVEDNPCLEVNDEVHEAPPQLEDGEQSTVDELKELNLGTLEDPRLTFISALLTTQEEEEYFKLLTKYKDVFAWTYKEMPGLSPKAFLKDDFLLPIIELMFDVTTWHEAMSFMDGSSGYNQIRMSLKDEECTTFRTPKGIYCYKVMPFGLKNAGATYQRAMQNIFDHMLHRRVECYVDDLVVKTNHRHYHLEDLQIVFERLRKFDLKMNPLKCAFGVTSGKFLGFIVCHHGNEVYPTKIDAIQKMPELKNLRELHSLQGNLAFIRRSDSEAIDTLERSLGALLAQENEEGKEQSLYYLSRTLVGAKLNYTPFEKICLALLCVIKKLRHYFEAYTIKLISRADPVKFVMTRPIVSGCLARWSIFFNQYEITYIPQQVVKGQALANFLVDHPLSAEWELSDEFPNEDVLFIEELPPWTMFFDASARHNGAGAGVVLISPERQVLPFCFVLGERCSNNAAEYQALIVDLEMALDMKNLQLEIYNDSKPIINQLLGSYDVKKEDLLPYHF is encoded by the exons ATGGCTCTTGTAAGTGAAGGGAAAATCATTATAGATATGGATGAAATAGCAGAAGCAAACCATGCAAGTGTAGCGCCCAAGGAAAAGAAGTGTTCAAGGTTGCAGAACATGTCAAGTAATGCCTTCTTACAATTTAGAAGTTTTGAGCCTGTTGAAGTTGATCTTCCAAGGAAAACTCTTGAAGGTTCACTCGAGCTAGACAATCACTCCAAAGACAATGACGATGAGAGTTGGACTCTAGTCACTCGCAAGAAGCAAAAACACCAGGCAGTTTTGAGGCTACGAATTCCTAAGCCAAGAGCGATGATGAGCAATGTAGATAAGCTACAACTACCAAGAATTATCAAATCTTCTATTAGCAAGAAGATTAACGATGCCTTATTGCCAAAGTTCCGGAAGCCCATCACATTGCATGAATGTTTTCCTAGAAAATTCCTTCATAGAGGTCACGTTGGTGCAACTCATGTAGTTTCTAGTACTGATGAAACAAAGGAAAGCAACGATGAGCTTGCTCCAATGAAAACACAAGAATATCATGATAACGGAAAAGTTGTCACATGTTGTGCAACAATTTCCTTCACAGATGATGACTTGTTGCTGGGGTCTAAGCCACATAACAGACCTTTGTTCGTTATAGGTGCCATTCGAGAACAACAACTCAATCGCATACTTGTTGATGATGGTTCGGCTGTCAACATCAGGTCGAAGATGGTGCTAAAAAAGCTTGGGATCTTTATCGATGAGCTATCTAAAA atgctaaaacatcatacaacttGCTGCTTGGACGTCCTTGGATTCATGAGAATGAAGTGGTATCGTCTACTTTGCATCAATGTCTGAAGTACAGAAGGGATGGAGAGATAGTCAAAATTGATGCAGACATCAATCCCTTCACTGAGACGGAATCATACTTTGCAGATGCAAAATTCTACCTAGATTCTTGTGAACCGAGTGTAGAGAAACCATCATCAATTGACAAAGTTGAT ACAAAGACTGATAAGGAGCATCTAGTTTTTTGCTATGTTCCGTGTGAGCATCGGAAGAAAGGGCAACCTTTGTTACAGGAATGTACTCCAAAGAAGGAAATAAGTCACAAAGATATCCGACATCTGAAGGAGCATATGACTATCCCAGTTGCACAAATCCCATTCGTGACTTGTGAGTCTACTAAAGGCAATCTCCAAgctaataaaataaaagggtactttgATCCTAAGGCCTTCATATTACTTGAAAAGTCTGGTTACGACTTCTCAAATCCATCAAGACTAGGAGAACTCAAAGATGAAGTCATTGGTAAAAAGATACACGGGCTTACTGAGTCCCAAATGAGGTTGATAAAGCAAGGGCACTACGTCACCATTCCTACGTTTGGGTTAGGATTCAGTTTGGCAGAGCCTCTTCGAATTTCATCTAAGAGAGGCAAAGAGATAGCTTCATCGCAACACACCTCGGCAGGGGAGACGAAGGAAGTTAAAGACAAGAAAATAAAACAACGGGCTTCAGTGTTTGATCGCATTGGAGGCTCAACACCTCGTGCCTTGGTGTTTGAAAGGCTAGGTCACAAAAGTGAACATATATCTCCCAAACATCTAAAGGGAGTGGCCGCTATCTCAaagacttctttcttttgtctctTGGGAACTACAAAGAAGCCATCATCTAGAAATATATTGTCAAAACATGATGAGCAAGGTCATTGTGATGTTGCTGACAAGGAAATCTGTAGTGCTTTCCCATCACGTATGAAGAGGAAGTCCATTTTGTCAATATCTACAGATGGTCCGTTGAAGGTGAAAATAAGTACCATTGTTTACACTTGCCAGCCTCATAGAGAAACAAATAAAGAGGAAGGAGCCATGTCGACCATCCAAGGAAGTCAAAGAGAAAAGTTAGACTTCGTGGAAATATCCCATCACATAACAGTGGAAGACAACCCATGCCTTGAAGTTAATGATGAAGTCCACGAGGCTCCCCCTCAACTAGAAGATGGCGAGCAATCAACTGTAGATGAGCTTAAGGAACTCAATTTAGGCACTCTGGAAGATCCACGCCTAACCTTCATTAGTGCGCTTCTTACGACTCAAGAGGAGGAGGAATACTTCAAGTTGTTGACTAAATACAAAGATGTCTTCGCTTGGACGTATAAAGAAATGCCTGGCCTTAGTCCTAAG GCATTTCTGAAAGATGACTTTCTGCTACCAATTATTGAACTCATGTTTGATGTTACAACATGGCATGAAGCTATGTCATTCATGGATGGATCATCCGGATACAATCAAATCAGAATGTCTCTAAAAGATGAAGAGTGTACCACTTTTCGAACTCCAAAAGGGATATACTGCTACAAAGTGATGCCcttcggtctaaagaatgctggtgccacctacCAACGCGCAATGCAAAATATATTTGACCACATGCTTCATAGGAGAGTTGAATGCTACGTCGATGACTTAGTGGTGAAGACAAATCATAGGCACTACCACCTTGAAGACCTTCAAATTGTTTTCGAAAGGTTAAGAAAATTTGACCTGAAGATGAATCCActtaaatgtgcatttggagttaccTCAGGAAAGTTTCTTGGCTTCATTGTGTGTCATCATGGAAATGAAGTTTATCCCACAAAGATTGACGCTATTCAAAAAATGCCCGAGctgaagaacttgagggagctTCACAGTCTACAAGGAAACTTAGCATTCATTCGGAGGTCGGACAGT GAAGCCATTGATACTCTAGAACGTTCACTTGGAGCACTACTTGCTCAAGAGAATGAGGAAGGAAAGGAGCAATCCTTGTACTACCTCAGTCGAACTCTGGTAGGAGCCAAGTTAAACTATACACCGTTTGAGAAAATATGCTTAGCGTTACTTTGTGTGATAAAGAAGCTAAGGCATTATTTTGAAGCATACACCATTAAACTCATCTCTCGAGCAGATCCAGTGAAGTTCGTGATGACTCGGCCTATTGTTTCTGGATGCCTAGCAAGATGGTCCATATTTTTTAACCAATATGAGATCACATACATACCTCAACAAGTTGTAAAAGGACAAGCACTCGCTAATTTTCTAGTTGATCACCCTCTTTCGGCAGAATGGGAGCTTTCTGATGAGTTTCCAAATGAAGACGTGTTGTTCATTGAAGAATTACCACCATGGACAATGTTTTTTGATGCATCTGCACGTCATAACGGTGCGGGGGCAGGTGTTGTGTTGATCTCTCCAGAAAGACAAGTCTTACCATTCTGCTTTGTTTTAGGTGAAAGATGCTCCAACAATGCCGCAGAGTACCAAGCTTTGATCGTCGATCTCGAAATGGCATTAGACATGAAGAATCTACAGTTGGAGATCTATAACGACTCTAAGCCAATCATCAACCAACTTTTGGGGAGTTACGATGTGAAGAAAGAAGATCTCTTGCCATACCATTTCTAA
- the LOC107794781 gene encoding transcriptional adapter ADA2b-like isoform X1, with product MGRSRGNFQADEDPSQRSRRKKNASSGENLESVTVGQGTGEGKRALYHCNYCNKDISGRIRIKCGVCSDFDLCIECFSVGAEVQPHKSHHPYRVMDILSFPLIRPDWNADEEMLLLEGLEMYGMGNWAEVGEHVGTKTKEACVEHFKSAYLESPYFPLPDMTHVIGKNRKELLAMAKGNFTDKKGLSSLGEVVPKDESFSPSRVKVEDSHKNGRLGRLNSISNADKTGTTGIKKPSSKAQAKDQNVPVKLEDNHLGRNFGGKKPKSLKDDGSSLMKLSGYNPKRQEFDPEYDNDAEQLLADMEFKETETEEERELKLRVLRIYGKRLDERKRRKDFILERNLLQPSEFEKDLSPEERDICRHYDAIMRFLSKEEHEELLKTVVSEHRFLKRIQELKLCKVKIMQEARAAGCRSSAEVERYIERKRKREVEEGVPRKESSQIGPTSQEICQGNLSSITDSGIAAFSAGELLSEPEKQLCREIRLPPQHYLRMQEVLTIQIFSGNITRKSDAYPFFQIEATKVDRVYDMLLKKGVAPL from the exons ATGGGTCGCTCTCGTGGGAATTTTCAAGCTGATGAAGATCCCAGCCAAAG ATCAAGGAGGAAAAAGAATGCCTCAAGTGGAGAAAATTTAGAATCTGTGACTGTTG GCCAAGGGACGGGTGAAGGCAAAAGGGCCTTGTATCACTGCAATTACTGCAACAAAGACATCAGCGGGAGAATTCGTATAAAATGTGGTGTCTGTTCTGATTTTGACCTATGTATAGAGTGCTTTTCGGTTGGTGCTGAGGTGCAGCCTCACAAGAGCCATCACCCCTATAGAGTTATG GACATCTTATCTTTCCCGCTTATCCGCCCGGACTGGAATGCTGATGAAGAGATGTTGCTTCTGGAG GGACTTGAAATGTATGGCATGGGTAATTGGGCAGAAGTCGGTGAGCATGTTGGAACAAAGACAAAAGAAGCCTGCGTAGAACATTTTAAGAGCGCATACTTAGAGTCACCTTACTTTCCTCTGCCG gATATGACTCACGTCATTGGGAAAAACAGAAAGGAACTCCTTGCCATGGCTAAAGGGAATTTCACAGATAAGAAAG GACTCTCCTCACTTGGTGAAGTTGTTCCTAAAGATGAATCATTCTCCCCATCTAGAGTCAA AGTTGAAGACTCGCATAAAAATGGTCGTTTAGGCCGTTTAAATTCTATATCCAATGCGGATAAGACCG GAACCACAGGCATAAAGAAGCCATCCAGCAAGGCGCAAGCCAAAGACCAGAATGTACCTGTAAAATTGGAAG aTAATCATTTGGGCAGAAATTTTGGAGGCAAGAAACCTAAATCTTTGAAGGATGATGGATCCTCGTTGATGAAATTAAGTGGATATAACCCCAAAAGGCAAGAATTTGATCCTGAATATGATAATGATGCGGAGCAACTATTGGCTGATATGGAATTCAAGGAAACTGAAACTGAAGAAGAGCGCGAACTTAAGTTACGTGTTCTGCGCATCTATGGCAAGAG GCTTGATGAGAGAAAGCGCCGCAAGGATTTTATTCTAGAGAGGAATTTACTCCAGCCAAGTGAATTTGAGAAGGATTTATCTCCAGAAGAGAGAGATATATGCCGACATTATGATGCAATTATGCGCTTCCTCTCCAAGGAGGAGCACGAAGAATTACTCAAGACTGTCGTCTCAGAACATAGATTTCTGAAAAGAATACAAGAACTCAAG TTATGCAAGGTCAAAATTATGCAGGAAGCAAGAGCTGCTGGTTGTCGTTCTTCTGCTGAAGTCGAAAGATACATTGAAAGGAAAAGGAAGAGGGAAGTTGAAGAAGGCGTTCCCAGAAAAGAAAGTTCTCAGATTGGTCCAACAAGCCAGGAGATCTGTCAGGGCAATTTGAGTTCCATCACCGATTCGGGCATTGCAGCTTTTTCTGCAGGAGAACTGTTATCAGAACCT GAGAAACAACTATGTCGGGAAATCAGGTTACCGCCTCAACATTATCTTAGGATGCAGGAGGTCCTTACAATACAAATTTTTAGTGGCAATATCACTAGAAAATCTGATGCTTATCCTTTCTTCCAAATAGAAGCAACTAAAGTAGATAGAGTTTATGATATGCTTTTGAAGAAGGGAGTTGCACCCTTGTGA
- the LOC107794781 gene encoding transcriptional adapter ADA2b-like isoform X2, with amino-acid sequence MGRSRGNFQADEDPSQRSRRKKNASSGENLESVTVGQGTGEGKRALYHCNYCNKDISGRIRIKCGVCSDFDLCIECFSVGAEVQPHKSHHPYRVMDILSFPLIRPDWNADEEMLLLEGLEMYGMGNWAEVGEHVGTKTKEACVEHFKSAYLESPYFPLPDMTHVIGKNRKELLAMAKGNFTDKKGLSSLGEVVPKDESFSPSRVKVEDSHKNGRLGRLNSISNADKTGTTGIKKPSSKAQAKDQNVPVKLEDNHLGRNFGGKKPKSLKDDGSSLMKLSGYNPKRQEFDPEYDNDAEQLLADMEFKETETEEERELKLRVLRIYGKRLDERKRRKDFILERNLLQPSEFEKDLSPEERDICRHYDAIMRFLSKEEHEELLKTVVSEHRFLKRIQELKEARAAGCRSSAEVERYIERKRKREVEEGVPRKESSQIGPTSQEICQGNLSSITDSGIAAFSAGELLSEPEKQLCREIRLPPQHYLRMQEVLTIQIFSGNITRKSDAYPFFQIEATKVDRVYDMLLKKGVAPL; translated from the exons ATGGGTCGCTCTCGTGGGAATTTTCAAGCTGATGAAGATCCCAGCCAAAG ATCAAGGAGGAAAAAGAATGCCTCAAGTGGAGAAAATTTAGAATCTGTGACTGTTG GCCAAGGGACGGGTGAAGGCAAAAGGGCCTTGTATCACTGCAATTACTGCAACAAAGACATCAGCGGGAGAATTCGTATAAAATGTGGTGTCTGTTCTGATTTTGACCTATGTATAGAGTGCTTTTCGGTTGGTGCTGAGGTGCAGCCTCACAAGAGCCATCACCCCTATAGAGTTATG GACATCTTATCTTTCCCGCTTATCCGCCCGGACTGGAATGCTGATGAAGAGATGTTGCTTCTGGAG GGACTTGAAATGTATGGCATGGGTAATTGGGCAGAAGTCGGTGAGCATGTTGGAACAAAGACAAAAGAAGCCTGCGTAGAACATTTTAAGAGCGCATACTTAGAGTCACCTTACTTTCCTCTGCCG gATATGACTCACGTCATTGGGAAAAACAGAAAGGAACTCCTTGCCATGGCTAAAGGGAATTTCACAGATAAGAAAG GACTCTCCTCACTTGGTGAAGTTGTTCCTAAAGATGAATCATTCTCCCCATCTAGAGTCAA AGTTGAAGACTCGCATAAAAATGGTCGTTTAGGCCGTTTAAATTCTATATCCAATGCGGATAAGACCG GAACCACAGGCATAAAGAAGCCATCCAGCAAGGCGCAAGCCAAAGACCAGAATGTACCTGTAAAATTGGAAG aTAATCATTTGGGCAGAAATTTTGGAGGCAAGAAACCTAAATCTTTGAAGGATGATGGATCCTCGTTGATGAAATTAAGTGGATATAACCCCAAAAGGCAAGAATTTGATCCTGAATATGATAATGATGCGGAGCAACTATTGGCTGATATGGAATTCAAGGAAACTGAAACTGAAGAAGAGCGCGAACTTAAGTTACGTGTTCTGCGCATCTATGGCAAGAG GCTTGATGAGAGAAAGCGCCGCAAGGATTTTATTCTAGAGAGGAATTTACTCCAGCCAAGTGAATTTGAGAAGGATTTATCTCCAGAAGAGAGAGATATATGCCGACATTATGATGCAATTATGCGCTTCCTCTCCAAGGAGGAGCACGAAGAATTACTCAAGACTGTCGTCTCAGAACATAGATTTCTGAAAAGAATACAAGAACTCAAG GAAGCAAGAGCTGCTGGTTGTCGTTCTTCTGCTGAAGTCGAAAGATACATTGAAAGGAAAAGGAAGAGGGAAGTTGAAGAAGGCGTTCCCAGAAAAGAAAGTTCTCAGATTGGTCCAACAAGCCAGGAGATCTGTCAGGGCAATTTGAGTTCCATCACCGATTCGGGCATTGCAGCTTTTTCTGCAGGAGAACTGTTATCAGAACCT GAGAAACAACTATGTCGGGAAATCAGGTTACCGCCTCAACATTATCTTAGGATGCAGGAGGTCCTTACAATACAAATTTTTAGTGGCAATATCACTAGAAAATCTGATGCTTATCCTTTCTTCCAAATAGAAGCAACTAAAGTAGATAGAGTTTATGATATGCTTTTGAAGAAGGGAGTTGCACCCTTGTGA